A portion of the Pseudomonas synxantha BG33R genome contains these proteins:
- a CDS encoding tRNA-(ms[2]io[6]A)-hydroxylase: MNLPEIHEFLGCRTPDAWVQAALADQDTLLIDHKNCEFKAASTALSLMAKYHGHVDLINMMSRLAREELVHHEQVMRLMKKRKVELRQLHAGRYASGLRKVVRSHEPVKLVDTLVVGAFIEARSCERFEALVPHLDEELGKFYFGLLKSEARHFQGYLKLAYQYGDAKDIAQVIERVRAAEQELIESPDIEFRFHSGVPA; this comes from the coding sequence ATGAACCTGCCCGAAATCCATGAATTCCTCGGCTGCCGCACCCCCGACGCCTGGGTCCAGGCCGCCCTGGCCGATCAGGACACCCTGCTGATCGACCACAAGAACTGCGAATTCAAAGCCGCCAGCACCGCCCTGAGCTTGATGGCCAAGTACCACGGCCATGTTGACCTGATCAATATGATGTCGCGCCTGGCCCGCGAAGAACTGGTGCACCACGAGCAAGTCATGCGCCTGATGAAAAAGCGCAAGGTCGAACTGCGCCAACTGCACGCGGGCCGCTATGCCTCGGGTTTGCGCAAGGTGGTGCGCAGCCATGAGCCGGTCAAGCTGGTGGACACCCTGGTAGTCGGCGCCTTTATCGAAGCACGCAGCTGCGAGCGTTTCGAAGCATTGGTGCCGCATTTGGACGAAGAGCTCGGCAAGTTCTACTTCGGTTTGCTCAAAAGCGAAGCCCGGCACTTCCAGGGTTACTTGAAGCTGGCCTACCAGTATGGCGACGCCAAGGACATCGCCCAGGTGATCGAGCGGGTGAGGGCGGCCGAGCAGGAGCTGATCGAATCACCCGACATCGAGTTCCGCTTTCACAGTGGCGTGCCAGCCTGA
- a CDS encoding MFS transporter, translated as MRKDYLAFFVSLFLSRLADQILLFIVPLIVFQTTQSVSWAGLAFFVESLPRYLAFPVCGALCDRFSPVRILHISQVYRALACVVAVALYGLFDGIHWLVMLSALCGVLTTQGIMAREVVMPHVFQHYTYAKTLSYSQIADQSGLVLGPLLAALMLQVWAWPWVVLAIAALFVLADLAMLIWQRNTTVSLQSHGQPPGIWLQPLRTAFGHIRNLVELKRIIILAVGVNLIIGVTLATSAAMVTGQYAADKDAYALLQAAGALVTIGILFYLARSSLPLKVMGGLSYSMIAVGALITAVSPGVWAYAVGFLLVIGFDKMFNVYLRSTRQKVIPVQDFGKTVGVITLLNNLPQPLAGLMIAVLAAPLGTQTVILLLAGITALIGVAVASGWHATVKAELDVG; from the coding sequence ATGCGCAAGGATTACCTGGCGTTCTTCGTTTCGCTGTTCCTCTCGCGGCTGGCCGACCAGATCCTGCTGTTCATCGTGCCGCTGATCGTGTTCCAGACCACGCAAAGTGTGTCGTGGGCGGGCCTGGCGTTTTTTGTCGAATCGCTGCCGCGCTATCTGGCATTTCCGGTGTGCGGAGCCTTGTGCGACAGGTTTTCACCCGTACGCATTCTGCATATCAGCCAGGTGTATCGCGCGCTGGCCTGCGTGGTGGCGGTGGCGCTGTATGGGCTGTTCGACGGGATCCATTGGCTGGTGATGCTGTCCGCGTTGTGCGGGGTATTGACCACTCAGGGCATCATGGCGCGGGAGGTGGTGATGCCGCATGTCTTCCAGCATTACACCTACGCCAAGACCTTGTCCTATTCGCAGATTGCCGACCAGAGCGGCCTGGTGCTCGGGCCGTTGCTGGCAGCGCTGATGCTGCAGGTTTGGGCCTGGCCCTGGGTGGTGCTGGCCATCGCCGCACTGTTTGTTCTCGCTGACCTGGCAATGCTGATCTGGCAGCGCAACACCACGGTGAGCCTACAAAGCCATGGGCAGCCCCCGGGTATCTGGCTGCAACCGCTGCGCACCGCGTTTGGCCACATCCGCAACCTGGTGGAACTCAAGCGCATCATCATTCTGGCCGTCGGCGTGAACCTGATTATCGGGGTCACACTGGCCACCTCGGCCGCCATGGTTACCGGCCAATACGCCGCCGACAAGGATGCCTACGCCCTGCTGCAAGCCGCCGGCGCGCTGGTCACCATCGGGATTCTGTTTTACCTGGCACGCTCATCACTGCCGTTGAAAGTAATGGGTGGGCTGTCGTATTCGATGATTGCAGTCGGCGCGCTGATCACCGCCGTCAGCCCCGGTGTGTGGGCGTATGCCGTGGGCTTTTTGCTGGTGATCGGCTTTGACAAGATGTTCAACGTGTACCTGCGCAGCACCCGTCAAAAAGTGATCCCGGTGCAGGATTTCGGCAAGACGGTAGGCGTGATCACCTTGCTCAACAACCTGCCGCAGCCGTTGGCGGGCCTGATGATCGCCGTGCTGGCAGCGCCGTTGGGCACGCAAACGGTGATCCTGCTGCTCGCCGGGATCACCGCCTTGATCGGCGTGGCGGTGGCCTCAGGCTGGCACGCCACTGTGAAAGCGGAACTCGATGTCGGGTGA
- a CDS encoding response regulator codes for MENLGLGKVLLVEDDEKLAGLIAQFLSQHGFEVRVVHRGDEALAAFLDFKPRIVVLDLMLPGQSGLHVCREIRTVSDTPIVILTAKEDDLDHILGLESGADDYVIKPIKPPVLLARLRALQRRQMPEPAARGALEFGRLSIDRSCRGVSLGGQTIDLTTMEFELLWLLASSSGKILSRDDILNRMRGIAFDGLNRSVDVYISKLRGKLNDNPREPVCIKTIWGKGYLFNPFAWEV; via the coding sequence ATGGAAAACCTGGGTCTGGGCAAGGTCCTGCTCGTTGAGGACGATGAAAAGCTGGCGGGGCTGATCGCGCAGTTCCTGTCGCAGCATGGTTTTGAGGTGCGTGTCGTGCACCGGGGCGATGAAGCCCTGGCAGCGTTCCTGGACTTCAAACCCAGGATTGTCGTGCTCGATTTGATGCTGCCAGGCCAGAGCGGGCTGCATGTTTGCCGCGAAATTCGCACTGTGTCAGACACGCCCATCGTGATCCTGACAGCCAAGGAAGACGATCTGGACCATATCCTGGGCCTTGAGTCCGGGGCTGACGATTACGTGATCAAGCCGATCAAGCCGCCAGTGCTGCTTGCGCGTTTGCGTGCGTTGCAGCGCCGCCAGATGCCCGAGCCCGCGGCGCGGGGTGCCCTGGAGTTCGGCCGCTTGTCGATTGATCGCAGCTGCCGGGGCGTCAGCCTGGGCGGTCAGACCATCGACCTGACGACCATGGAGTTCGAGTTGCTGTGGTTACTGGCCAGCAGCTCGGGCAAGATCCTCTCGCGCGATGACATCCTCAACCGTATGCGTGGCATTGCCTTTGATGGCCTCAATCGCAGCGTTGACGTCTACATCAGCAAATTGCGCGGCAAGCTCAACGACAACCCACGCGAGCCGGTGTGCATCAAAACCATCTGGGGCAAGGGTTACCTGTTCAATCCGTTCGCGTGGGAGGTTTAG
- a CDS encoding ATP-binding protein, translating to MLRLYLRLYVILALGLAGSVWLVNYGLDAYMPESNETYNREALRGPAWALVEQLRPVQGEARQARLDELQPHYGLRLKLVQRDAQHLSEREQKLLASDQVVVREDFMKFLSAIDGGPQLLEIQLPEEPKWLYLWAYGFLGAGLAIVLYFWVRPHWRDLEHIRLAAQRFGDNDLGSRILLPRRSTVRELAGHFNQMAERIESLIANQRELTNAVSHELRTPIARLSFELDQLRQQIDPRQSSELIADMYADLGELEEMVSELLTYASLERGATQVTRENIEAHSWLDSVIGSVALEAEAQGVQLSLRTCEVDFIRIEPRFMARAVINLLRNAIRYADRRVEVSLVKFGNGYEVRVNDDGPGVPLEGRTKIFEPFLRLDASRDRRTGGFGLGLALVKRVSQWHGGHVEVLDSEWGGASFRMTWAYAE from the coding sequence ATGCTGCGCTTGTATCTGCGCCTCTATGTGATCCTCGCGCTCGGCCTGGCCGGGTCGGTCTGGCTGGTCAACTATGGCCTGGACGCTTACATGCCCGAGTCCAACGAGACGTATAACCGTGAAGCCTTGCGCGGCCCGGCGTGGGCCCTGGTGGAACAATTGCGACCGGTACAGGGAGAGGCGCGCCAGGCACGCCTGGATGAGCTGCAGCCGCATTATGGCTTGCGCCTGAAACTGGTGCAGCGCGACGCCCAGCACCTGAGCGAGCGCGAACAGAAACTCCTGGCGAGTGACCAAGTGGTGGTACGCGAGGATTTTATGAAGTTCCTGTCAGCGATTGACGGCGGCCCGCAATTACTTGAGATCCAGCTGCCGGAAGAACCCAAATGGCTGTACTTGTGGGCTTATGGCTTTCTGGGCGCAGGCCTGGCCATCGTCCTGTATTTCTGGGTACGCCCGCACTGGCGTGACCTGGAGCATATCCGCCTGGCGGCGCAACGTTTTGGTGACAATGACCTCGGCTCACGCATCCTGTTGCCAAGGCGTTCCACCGTGCGCGAACTGGCGGGGCACTTCAACCAGATGGCCGAGCGCATCGAGAGCCTGATCGCCAACCAGCGCGAACTCACCAACGCCGTATCTCACGAGTTGCGCACACCGATTGCGCGTTTGTCGTTTGAACTTGATCAACTGCGCCAGCAGATCGATCCACGCCAGAGCAGCGAGTTGATTGCCGATATGTACGCCGACCTCGGCGAGCTGGAAGAAATGGTTTCCGAACTGTTGACCTACGCCAGCCTGGAGCGCGGTGCCACCCAGGTCACCCGCGAGAACATCGAAGCCCACAGCTGGCTCGACAGCGTGATCGGCAGTGTGGCCCTGGAGGCCGAAGCACAGGGGGTGCAGTTATCGCTGCGTACCTGTGAGGTCGACTTTATCCGCATCGAGCCACGCTTTATGGCGCGGGCGGTGATCAACCTGCTGCGTAACGCCATCCGTTATGCCGATCGCCGCGTGGAAGTGTCGCTGGTCAAGTTCGGCAACGGCTATGAAGTACGGGTCAATGACGATGGCCCAGGCGTGCCGCTGGAGGGTCGCACCAAGATCTTCGAACCCTTCCTGCGCCTCGACGCCAGCCGCGACCGCCGCACGGGAGGGTTTGGCTTGGGCCTGGCGTTGGTCAAGCGCGTCAGCCAGTGGCATGGCGGGCACGTGGAAGTGCTGGATTCGGAGTGGGGCGGGGCGTCGTTTCGGATGACCTGGGCGTATGCCGAGTAA
- a CDS encoding MipA/OmpV family protein, translated as MHAKNLCLSVTSLCLLAAADTALAEDWQYSLKAGIANAPRYSGSDERMTAPVLGGKIISPWGVFLDTDTGLGWGYEGNALSFSAYIGASDSRKDKNESMHAGSKRLKGMGEIKSRPQLGVSAAYNLGGVIIGATLEHALEEDKHKDTGKAFTHVELSLGTNLYEGRFGSVDAAINSHFGDRDYLQTWYGVTTGQAARSRFKAYKASGGNISNGMNLTWSLPISEHTQFSTLLDVQYLADKAGKSPIVERRLQTSVMGMVEYTF; from the coding sequence ATGCACGCAAAAAACCTGTGCCTGTCAGTGACCTCACTGTGCCTGCTTGCCGCCGCCGACACGGCGCTTGCCGAAGACTGGCAATACAGCCTCAAGGCCGGCATAGCCAACGCCCCCCGCTACAGTGGCAGCGACGAACGCATGACGGCGCCTGTGCTGGGCGGCAAAATCATCAGCCCTTGGGGCGTCTTCCTCGACACTGATACGGGCCTGGGCTGGGGTTACGAAGGCAATGCCTTGAGCTTCAGCGCATACATTGGCGCAAGCGATTCGCGCAAGGATAAAAACGAAAGCATGCATGCCGGTTCCAAACGCCTCAAAGGCATGGGCGAGATCAAATCACGCCCGCAACTGGGGGTGAGTGCCGCCTACAACCTCGGCGGCGTGATCATCGGTGCCACCCTGGAACATGCGCTTGAAGAAGATAAACACAAGGACACCGGCAAGGCTTTTACCCACGTGGAGTTGAGCTTGGGTACCAATCTGTATGAGGGGCGCTTCGGTTCCGTCGATGCTGCCATCAACAGCCACTTTGGTGACCGTGACTACCTGCAGACCTGGTACGGCGTGACCACCGGCCAAGCCGCGCGCAGCCGCTTCAAGGCATATAAGGCCAGCGGCGGCAATATCAGCAATGGCATGAACCTTACGTGGAGCTTGCCAATCAGCGAGCACACACAGTTCTCGACGCTGCTGGATGTGCAGTACCTGGCGGATAAAGCGGGCAAGAGCCCGATTGTGGAGCGCCGCTTGCAGACGTCGGTGATGGGGATGGTGGAATACACCTTCTGA
- a CDS encoding serine hydrolase domain-containing protein, with product MFRRLRGIPLLGCLLSSIGCHSQPPAPPPIQKGDYGAIIRYLQTRIPREMVRENVAGLSIALVNGQELIWARGFGLADKAQGVPVTPNTAFRAGGISKLITATAALQLVEQQRLALDAPIQQTLREFYVRSRFHDDQAEADRAITLRRLLSHQSGLPSEHLRDLHSTYAMGQMPMRVSGVWLSSPPGFQVAYSNLGYSLVGAAIERSSGKSFEAQLQSSLLAPLHMNQSSFLGTGAQLSFRALGYEDGNASTDAQVRDLAAGGLWASPKDLSHYVQMLFAKGTYKGNRVLGSASIDQMFTQQNTGNALDFDCQMGLGWFLAPCGDEPITPGVRTYQHSGGGDDFAAQLTLLPDQQLAVIIMANDSNAEEMVVSLATDSLRLMLEAHTGERACADDCRAPSHGLKLRHVPAAVDRKRLAGFYATPWGIFRIKDDRERLAGELAGYTFDLLRDDQGWLRAQKKVLGFWLKDLGDLGRIQLDVVTVQGRQMLTARSHGQRIAIGERIEPPTLSTAWADTIGTYQVLNSHEPDAPLSGISVRLEDGFLVIRGQLHDEPLTDYILLPVDNAHAVLAGTGYGLGDTVSRQVNGLSASGYSFKRTQSPHTPLNF from the coding sequence ATGTTTCGCAGACTGCGCGGTATTCCGCTATTGGGTTGCCTGCTGAGCAGTATCGGTTGCCACTCGCAACCGCCTGCTCCGCCGCCGATTCAAAAAGGCGATTACGGCGCGATCATCCGTTACCTGCAAACCCGCATACCCCGGGAGATGGTCCGGGAAAATGTGGCAGGCTTGTCGATTGCCCTGGTCAATGGCCAGGAGTTGATCTGGGCCCGAGGCTTTGGCCTGGCCGACAAGGCCCAGGGCGTACCGGTGACGCCCAACACGGCGTTTCGCGCCGGGGGGATTTCCAAACTGATCACCGCCACGGCGGCGTTGCAGTTGGTGGAGCAACAGCGCCTGGCACTGGATGCACCGATCCAGCAAACCCTGCGTGAGTTTTACGTACGCTCGCGCTTTCATGACGACCAGGCCGAAGCAGATCGCGCCATCACGTTACGGCGTTTGCTCAGCCATCAATCCGGCCTGCCCAGTGAGCACCTGCGTGACCTGCACAGCACCTATGCCATGGGGCAGATGCCGATGCGCGTGTCGGGCGTATGGCTGAGCAGCCCGCCCGGTTTTCAGGTGGCCTATTCCAACCTCGGCTACTCGCTGGTGGGTGCCGCCATCGAGCGCAGCAGCGGCAAAAGCTTCGAGGCCCAGCTACAAAGCAGCCTGTTGGCCCCCTTGCACATGAACCAGTCCAGTTTCCTCGGCACCGGTGCACAATTGAGCTTTCGCGCCCTGGGTTATGAGGACGGCAACGCCAGCACCGACGCCCAGGTACGCGACCTTGCCGCCGGTGGCCTGTGGGCCAGCCCCAAGGATCTGAGTCACTACGTGCAGATGTTGTTTGCCAAAGGCACCTACAAGGGCAACCGCGTGCTGGGCAGCGCTTCAATAGATCAAATGTTCACCCAGCAAAACACCGGCAACGCCTTGGATTTTGACTGCCAGATGGGCCTGGGCTGGTTTCTGGCGCCATGCGGTGACGAGCCGATTACCCCTGGGGTGCGTACTTACCAGCACAGCGGCGGCGGCGATGATTTTGCCGCCCAGTTGACCCTGCTGCCGGACCAGCAACTGGCCGTGATCATCATGGCCAACGACAGCAATGCCGAAGAGATGGTGGTGTCGTTGGCCACCGACAGCCTGCGCCTGATGCTTGAGGCACACACCGGCGAGCGCGCCTGCGCCGACGACTGCCGGGCTCCCAGCCACGGTCTGAAACTGCGCCACGTGCCAGCGGCCGTCGACCGCAAGCGCCTGGCCGGGTTCTACGCGACCCCCTGGGGCATATTCCGTATCAAGGATGACCGTGAGCGCCTGGCCGGCGAACTGGCCGGCTACACCTTCGACTTGCTACGCGATGACCAGGGCTGGCTGCGTGCGCAGAAAAAGGTCCTGGGTTTTTGGCTCAAGGACCTGGGCGACCTGGGTCGCATCCAGCTTGATGTAGTGACGGTACAAGGCCGGCAGATGCTCACGGCCCGCAGCCACGGCCAACGCATTGCCATCGGTGAGCGCATCGAGCCGCCGACCCTGTCTACGGCTTGGGCCGACACCATCGGCACCTATCAGGTACTCAATAGCCATGAACCCGACGCACCGTTGAGCGGTATCAGCGTGCGCCTGGAAGACGGCTTCCTGGTGATCCGCGGCCAATTGCACGACGAGCCACTGACTGACTACATCCTGCTGCCGGTCGACAACGCCCACGCGGTACTCGCCGGCACCGGCTACGGCCTGGGCGACACCGTCAGCCGCCAGGTCAACGGGCTGAGCGCTTCGGGTTATTCCTTCAAACGCACCCAGTCCCCCCACACACCCTTGAATTTCTAA